In uncultured Bacteroides sp., the following proteins share a genomic window:
- a CDS encoding DUF4249 domain-containing protein, with translation MLHNRYFSGISKCYNYFSYVFRVFSVCLLVLLASCTETIDINTDNSKPVIVIYGTVTDELTYQEVNVSSSAGYFDNKVNPKISGAKVTITSGSDVFSLKEVSGTPGLYRTTTKMAGVPGRTYKLKVEVDYNGDGVNEVYEATADMEGKVPLDSIEVGRQLLSQYNYFPVKIYAQDPSTEDYYLCRYEINDSVYNKISRYIVFDDTSINGQYIDGIPVGYFPDVKDKSKYSDSDVKEMTFMAEGDSVKFQMSRITKEYYRFLFQCQQEKNGEDPFFGGPLSNIDTNISNGGTGYFAAFAVSEAKGVAPKQDK, from the coding sequence ATGTTACACAATAGATATTTTTCGGGCATCTCAAAATGCTATAATTATTTTTCGTATGTGTTCAGAGTGTTCTCTGTCTGTCTGCTGGTGCTGCTTGCCAGTTGTACAGAGACTATTGATATTAATACGGATAATTCAAAACCGGTGATTGTTATTTATGGTACTGTTACGGATGAATTGACTTATCAGGAAGTGAACGTAAGCAGTTCGGCCGGTTATTTTGATAATAAAGTTAACCCGAAGATTTCGGGCGCAAAGGTAACTATCACTTCGGGTAGTGATGTGTTCTCTTTGAAAGAAGTAAGCGGAACTCCGGGATTATATCGCACAACAACTAAGATGGCGGGTGTTCCCGGACGGACTTATAAACTGAAAGTGGAGGTGGATTACAACGGTGACGGAGTAAACGAGGTATATGAGGCTACTGCTGATATGGAAGGGAAAGTTCCTCTTGATTCTATTGAAGTAGGACGGCAGCTGCTTTCACAATACAATTATTTTCCGGTTAAGATATATGCTCAGGATCCTTCAACAGAGGATTATTACCTGTGCCGCTATGAAATAAATGACTCTGTATACAATAAAATAAGCCGGTATATAGTTTTTGATGATACAAGTATTAACGGTCAGTATATTGATGGAATACCTGTGGGCTACTTTCCTGATGTGAAAGATAAGAGCAAATACAGTGACAGTGATGTGAAGGAGATGACTTTTATGGCTGAGGGTGACTCGGTGAAGTTTCAGATGAGCCGGATAACCAAGGAATATTACAGGTTTCTGTTCCAATGTCAGCAGGAGAAGAATGGTGAAGATCCTTTCTTTGGCGGGCCGTTGAGCAACATTGATACGAATATATCAAACGGAGGTACAGGATATTTTGCTGCTTTTGCTGTTTCAGAGGCGAAAGGAGTGGCTCCTAAACAAGACAAGTAA
- a CDS encoding histidine kinase, translating into MKSKINDFSKDFLTNFATNRKYRGLHHLSLLLFVLGFILTDTQKNYTGNWDIYVNAAMFNYFVGIIYFNMYVLVPKLLFREKAALYLLTMAGVTFGTYFFFLGVEYSVLRPYELVHRPFNIPDMMVNLLGFCFLFSVFIGPSTFFKLLQQWMRDTNRIHELEKATIESELEQLKKQVNPHFLFNTLNNVNVLTQTDPEKASQVLTRLSDLIRFQLYDSVKELIFLNADIHFLTDYLNLEKIRRDNFEFRIHTKGEVASQLIPPLLFIPFVENAVKYSLDSENKSYIYLDFEVERNVLYFVCINSKPDKKIQPLKSGGLGLANVKRRLELLYDAKYSLDIKEDENTYQVNLCLILKK; encoded by the coding sequence ATGAAAAGTAAGATTAACGATTTCTCAAAAGATTTTCTGACAAATTTTGCCACAAACAGAAAGTACAGAGGGTTGCATCACTTGTCTTTGTTACTTTTTGTACTTGGCTTTATTCTTACCGATACACAGAAAAATTATACAGGCAACTGGGATATTTATGTGAATGCTGCCATGTTTAATTATTTTGTTGGAATCATATATTTTAATATGTATGTGCTGGTTCCCAAACTCTTATTCAGGGAAAAGGCGGCTTTGTATCTGCTTACCATGGCAGGAGTCACATTTGGTACTTATTTCTTTTTTCTAGGTGTGGAGTATTCTGTATTAAGACCTTATGAATTAGTTCACAGGCCTTTCAATATTCCTGATATGATGGTAAATCTTTTGGGCTTTTGTTTCCTTTTTAGTGTCTTTATCGGACCTTCTACTTTCTTTAAACTGCTTCAGCAATGGATGAGAGATACTAATCGTATTCATGAACTGGAAAAGGCTACTATAGAATCGGAACTGGAACAGCTAAAGAAGCAGGTGAATCCGCATTTTTTGTTTAACACGCTGAATAATGTAAATGTGCTTACTCAGACTGATCCGGAAAAGGCTTCGCAAGTGCTTACCAGGTTAAGTGATTTGATTCGCTTTCAGTTGTACGACAGTGTGAAGGAACTGATATTTCTGAATGCGGATATTCACTTCCTGACCGATTATCTGAATCTGGAGAAGATACGGAGAGATAATTTTGAATTCAGAATACATACAAAAGGAGAGGTGGCTAGTCAGCTTATCCCTCCGCTGTTGTTCATCCCTTTTGTAGAAAATGCAGTTAAATATAGTCTGGATTCAGAAAATAAATCTTACATTTACCTCGATTTCGAGGTGGAAAGAAATGTGTTGTATTTTGTTTGCATTAATTCGAAACCTGACAAAAAGATTCAGCCTTTGAAAAGTGGCGGTCTGGGACTTGCAAATGTAAAAAGACGCCTTGAATTGCTTTATGATGCGAAGTATTCTCTTGATATAAAGGAGGATGAAAATACTTATCAGGTGAACCTGTGCTTAATCCTAAAAAAATAG
- a CDS encoding LytTR family DNA-binding domain-containing protein, producing the protein MNCIVVDDEPLAREGMGLLVKKTKELNLVASLNSADAAAKFMLSESVDLVFLDIQMPGTNGIEFAKSVSQNTLIIFTTAYAEYALDSYEVDAIDYLLKPVTLNRFQKAVDKAVSYHSMLQSKVNSHIESVETDFIFVKSERRIFKIYFKDIRYIEGLKDYVVIYTQDAKIITAINLKNIYEQLPHNIFIRVSKSYIVNLSHIDSLDNNDIQIGSQKIPIGNSFRDYLFDKFISKKILSSK; encoded by the coding sequence ATGAATTGTATTGTGGTTGATGATGAACCTTTGGCCAGAGAAGGAATGGGACTTCTGGTTAAAAAGACTAAGGAACTGAACCTTGTTGCCAGTCTGAATAGTGCAGATGCTGCGGCTAAGTTTATGCTTTCAGAATCTGTTGATCTGGTTTTTCTGGATATTCAGATGCCGGGAACAAATGGCATTGAATTTGCAAAATCGGTTTCTCAGAACACACTGATCATATTTACTACTGCTTATGCTGAGTATGCATTGGATAGTTATGAGGTGGATGCTATTGATTATCTTCTGAAGCCTGTAACCTTGAACCGTTTTCAGAAAGCGGTGGACAAGGCTGTTTCTTATCACAGCATGTTGCAGTCAAAGGTGAACAGTCACATTGAATCCGTTGAAACGGATTTTATATTCGTAAAGTCGGAACGCCGGATATTTAAGATTTACTTTAAGGATATTCGTTATATTGAGGGACTGAAAGATTATGTGGTGATCTATACTCAGGATGCGAAGATTATTACGGCCATCAACCTGAAAAATATATATGAACAGCTGCCGCATAATATTTTTATCCGTGTAAGTAAATCGTATATAGTCAATCTGTCTCACATTGATTCTCTGGATAATAATGACATTCAGATTGGAAGTCAGAAAATTCCTATCGGCAACAGTTTCCGGGATTATCTTTTCGATAAATTCATCTCTAAAAAGATTCTGAGCAGTAAATAA